In Pochonia chlamydosporia 170 chromosome 3, whole genome shotgun sequence, the following are encoded in one genomic region:
- a CDS encoding Mss4-like protein (similar to Metarhizium robertsii ARSEF 23 XP_011411217.1), giving the protein MILPVAGRSVNVNHRRSLSNVFKTVRARYSRDKLEKNELDTSDPEVTEVAEPTSSSSEDSTSVKLERRQFSPPPQLDVLSDFSSHESTAEPSTFRAGLEKAVADINNKYGTPASTCLAEGLTDAGVSRLMNANSLPFHTRGIFRPRYQLPMFVHAPARTAQSTAGELQQLSPTASAESVSLDTKDNKEGGCQLPTLMLDKVLGPSFDLGEFMAPENATEQTSELSESGGHIATESMEVASSKNSTRTVVREVDVNSNVDVGPDLDAEEHESENAVPPVTSNQVPSPLIRITTSTENISLRSAESVHCHQRNRSNSDQPPRSPSGSNIGSFDRESLISEISSSDVRRLRSKSSPTNSESYSEIMVKHRQLSGSSRVSNSAEDNVPSVSELVSKFRQMGSVPGTFPANSLSDTSVAHPALRKISRGKQFETFRSRFSNDSEGGSSVLSNLGEAPDDLQIVVPEPGTRDPNFLSSENFEA; this is encoded by the coding sequence ATGATTCTTCCTGTTGCAGGCCGgtctgtgaatgtgaatCACCGAAGAAGCCTCAGCAACGTCTTCAAGACAGTCAGAGCAAGATACTCCCGCGACAAGCTGGAAAAGAATGAACTGGACACCAGCGACCCGGAGGTGACGGAAGTTGCAGAGCCCACCTCGTCAAGTAGTGAAGACTCTACCTCTGTCAAGTTGGAAAGGAGGCAATTCTCCCCCCCTCCTCAATTGGATGTTCTATCTGATTTTTCTTCCCATGAATCTACGGCAGAGCCTTCTACTTTTCGGGCTGGTCTGGAAAAGGCTGTGGCTGACATTAACAACAAGTACGGAACGCCAGCAAGTACCTGCTTGGCAGAGGGTTTGACAGATGCCGGTGTTAGCAGACTCATGAATGCCAATTCACTGCCGTTTCATACAAGAGGTATCTTTCGTCCTCGGTATCAACTGCCCATGTTCGTACATGCTCCAGCGAGGACTGCTCAATCTACGGCCGGGGAATTACAGCAGCTCTCACCGACAGCATCAGCTGAGTCTGTTTCACTAGATACCAAAGACAACAAAGAAGGAGGCTGCCAACTGCCAACTCTTATGCTGGACAAAGTACTAGGCCCAAGCTTCGACCTTGGAGAATTTATGGCTCCAGAGAATGCAACTGAACAGACATCTGAACTGAGTGAATCAGGAGGGCACATCGCAACCGAGTCCATGGAAGTGGCATCATCCAAGAACTCCACACGAACTGTCGTTCGCGAAGTTGACGTGAACAGTAATGTGGATGTTGGGCCAGACTTAGATGCCGAGGAACACGAATCGGAAAACGCCGTCCCACCTGTCACATCTAACCAAGTACCGTCGCCTCTGATCAGAATTACGACTAGTACTGAAAATATTAGTCTTCGATCAGCTGAATCGGTGCACTGCCATCAAAGAAACCGTTCCAATAGCGATCAACCACCACGAAGCCCCTCCGGGTCAAACATTGGAAGTTTTGATCGTGAAAGTCTAATATCGGAGATTTCCAGCAGCGATGTTAGACGTCTACGTTCTAAAAGCTCTCCTACTAATTCGGAGAGCTATTCTGAAATTATGGTGAAACACCGTCAGCTTTCTGGGAGTAGTCGAGTCTCCAACTCAGCCGAAGACAATGTACCCTCAGTGTCCGAGCTTGTCAGCAAGTTTCGGCAGATGGGTTCCGTGCCAGGAACCTTTCCTGCCAACTCGCTTTCAGATACCTCCGTTGCTCATCCAGCTTTGAGGAAAATATCACGAGGCAAACAGTTTGAGACATTTCGCAGTCGGTTTTCAAACGACTCCGAAGGAGGCTCCAGTGTACTCTCCAATCTCGGGGAAGCGCCAGACGACTTGCAGATAGTTGTCCCAGAACCTGGAACGCGAGACCCAAACTTTCTCTCGTCTGAGAATTTTGAGGCCTAG
- a CDS encoding eukaryotic translation initiation factor subunit eIF-4F (similar to Aspergillus clavatus NRRL 1 XP_001267866.1) has product MTSPANQQNPIPAPNSSATTATSYASAAGAPKKASQPPLVATGSQPPVVVGSASASSAQNANTSSPSPVNGKPAVAPVVPAVARGSSTNGSGADHSRKSSVTMAANGPNTFAANGGAKSGIQFGFDSPAMAHSTPQTGSAAPIPIPGAGNQRVPSPAHSPSPIPQPSASGGRPPSGLAASGQMTFGSLSSDGERHMRQGSVPPNPNAMASQPGAHYRRESSHSVQGENRGNFPPQGGRGRGFNPHNNQYNGQMGYPPNNQFRNGPGQGRGMPPSFQPQPRNMPYPNSPGPARSPALVPSMPNTPNMPPATMQPNMTMGTPPQYHYPPPMAPQHQQVQPPFSDICDKLHFKSFKKGKARRDNAKSLQSGRQLDSIRELRGSDPSQPQRRYSQRPEQQWRDHDGGSSRRMVSSGDVRSAAPCSFQQQHNPHHFHHAVPPHPPHPLPPAPAPFPKFTPHEFSSVDLSPESGGFELWLTMKQHQNFGYPPPQQMEQYPRVPMPYGYSNVPPYMPPPQTNSAGYNQQFAPPYAHQQSHSMSRSPSQPERPSSANQLSQPLVVGSSQPPNAPGKSAPNNFVKPRKSAAIQIKNAAGEVVDTSTFKQPSSPAPSGQQSKTPPVVASTPTPPPKSSTPAHGRSESTAAPKTAKEIQDELKEKIKQATQGAVSAESKPKEQTSSKDKGPTDVSAEKNTPAATAKTEAPKEAVKVEESNNGGEEKESAAPATDSAEPEEDEMERMIREMEEADAKREKEEEEHRKRVEAEKAEQKKKDEENRKTNAADADRKLREQEREMERLEEEKERRQKDAESSGKTMSVAEALAAARTGKESDATNVDSVTDKLSGMKIAEEKTAGDASGQKRGAKPAALNLTPLNTKPVDPPQPSAALQSLKSARFLQVMDQDIYPTGISSPNPAVNAAVAKKGKSFKYDAAFLLQFQKVFTEQPSLEFHQQVKSLIGDGDRSARAQTPRQPSNRGGNTFSMGTFNAPPGRTLPPGTSSEQRMAMSSGTMPRPPVGSIGSFRGPGGAFPGTAMSRTSSQSRAGAPNSPSGRQSSRSTRGSRRDFNAKEAQAAKTMPLTAGQEIKPIAITSNGWKPTSVGNKGAAAAAGAAPTSAPGYLDPEMVQRKVKAALNKMTPEKFDRIADQILTIAGQSKDESDGRTLRQVIQLTFEKATDEAHWASMYAKFCKRMLENMSPDVHDERIKDKNGNVVSGGNLFRKYLLNRCQEDFERGWTSNLPQPKEEEGAEDGSKKTLGDAAMLSDEYYLAAAAKRRGLGLVQFIGELYKLGMLTERIMHECVHKLVDYKGVPDEAEIESLSKLLRTIGANLDATEKGRPMMDAYFQRIQSMADLPELQSRMRFMLMDVIDLRRANWVSKEANKGPKTLDEVRAEAEAQAAKAQESSRTNTRGGPGRPAIGRGDARNFSGGYAQQTSNQVGMDDLRRLKGSASRTSSQNVTLGPTSMFSSRSNSGRRLGPGGSLGRPGEDSGASSRTGTPPTRDSTSNTNTFSLLANMVDAEHPASPPSAGPSPALAKAVLDSDKKESE; this is encoded by the exons ATGACGTCGCCTGCGAATCAGCAGAACCCGATCCCGGCGCCAAACTCCTCCGCGACCACGGCAACTTCTTATGCCTCCGCTGCAGGTGCGCCTAAGAAAGCTTCTCAGCCGCCCCTAGTCGCGACCGGTTCCCAACCTCCTGTCGTGGTTGGTTCTGCTTCTGCCTCTTCGGCGCAGAATGCGAAcacctcctcgccatctcctGTGAACGGCAAACCAGCCGTCGCCCCTGTTGTCCCTGCTGTTGCCCGAGGTAGCTCTACCAACGGCTCCGGCGCGGACCACTCGAGAAAAAGCTCTgtcaccatggctgccaacGGCCCCAATACCTTTGCTGCCAATGGTGGCGCCAAATCTGGCATTCAGTTTGGCTTCGATTCGCCTGCCATGGCTCACAGTACTCCCCAGACCGGCAGCGCTGCTCCTATCCCAATTCCTGGAGCCGGGAACCAGCGAGTGCCATCTCCTGCCCACTCTCCCTCTCCGATTCCTCAACCTTCTGCCAGCGGCGGTCGACCTCCTTCCGGGCTCGCAGCCAGTGGCCAGATGACATTTGGAAGTCTCAGTAGCGATGGCGAG CGCCACATGAGGCAAGGTTCTGTTCCCCCTAACCCAAACGCAATGGCATCACAACCTGGCGCCCATTACCGACGCGAGTCGAGCCACTCTGTTCAGGGTGAAAACAGAGGAAATTTCCCTCCCCAGGGTGGGCGCGGTCGAGGATTCAACCCACACAACAACCAGTATAACGGTCAAATGGGATATCCGCCAAACAACCAGTTTAGAAACGGACCTGGTCAAGGTCGTGGCATGCCTCCGTCATTCCAGCCGCAACCACGAAACATGCCGTATCCCAACTCCCCGGGGCCGGCTCGAAGCCCTGCGCTCGTCCCATCGATGCCGAATACTCCAAACATGCCCCCTGCGACAATGCAGCCAAATATGACCATGGGCACACCGCCTCAATACCACTATCCGCCGCCTATGGCacctcagcatcaacaagTACAGCCTCCCTTTTCTGACATTTGTGATAAGTTGCATTTCAAGTCTTTTAAAAAGGGCAAAGCACGCCGAGACAACGCCAAGTCCCTGCAGTCAGGGCGTCAGTTGGATTCTATACGCGAGCTACGCGGGAGCGACCCTAGCCAGCCTCAACGTCGTTACTCTCAAAGGCCTGAGCAACAGTGGCGCGACCATGATGGCGGTAGCAGTCGACGTATGGTGTCCAGTGGCGACGTTAGGTCGGCCGCGCCATGCTCCTTTCAACAACAGCATAACCCCCATCACTTTCACCATGCTGttcctcctcaccctcctcaccctctcCCTCCTGCCCCTGCTCCTTTTCCCAAATTTACACCCCATGAATTCTCTTCAGTTGACCTTTCTCCGGAGAGTGGCGGGTTTGAACTCTGGCTAACCATGAAACAACATCAGAACTTTGGCtaccctcctcctcagcagaTGGAGCAATATCCTCGAGTGCCCATGCCCTACGGCTATAGCAATGTCCCTCCGTACATGCCTCCACCCCAAACTAACTCTGCAGGATATAACCAGCAGTTTGCCCCCCCTTATGCTCACCAACAGAGCCACAGCATGTCTCGGAGCCCGTCACAACCCGAGCGACCTTCCAGCGCTAACCAGCTGAGCCAACCGCTTGTTGTAGGCTCGTCACAGCCCCCGAACGCTCCAGGGAAATCTGCACCCAACAACTTTGTCAAGCCCAGGAAGAGCGCGGCCATTCAGATCAAGAACGCAGCTGGTGAAGTGGTGGATACGTCCACTTTCAAGCAGCCTTCCTCCCCTGCGCCCTCCGGCCAGCAGTCAAAGACCCCTCCagttgttgcttccaccCCTACACCTCCTCCCAAGTCTTCTACTCCTGCCCATGGTCGCTCTGAGAGCACCGCCGcgccaaagacggccaaGGAGATTCAGGATGagctgaaggagaagattaAACAGGCTACACAGGGAGCGGTTTCTGCCGAAAGCAAGCCCAAGGAACAGACCTCTTCAAAGGACAAAGGCCCCACTGACGTTTCCGCTGAGAAGAACACTCCTGCTGCTACTGCCAAAACCGAAGCTCCCAAGGAAGCCgtcaaggttgaggagtCCAATAATGGTGGAGAGGAGAAGGAGTCGGCCGCACCCGCCACTGACAGCGCGGAACCCGAGGAGGACGAGATGGAGCGCATGATTCGGGAAATGGAAGAGGCTGATGCCAAACGcgagaaagaggaggaggagcatcGCAAGCGGGTTGAGGCCGAAAAGGCtgaacagaagaagaaggacgaagagAACCGCAAGACCAatgctgctgatgcagaCCGCAAACTGCGAGAGCAGGAACGCGAGATGGAGAGActggaggaagaaaaggaacgTCGACAAAAGGATGCTGAATCCTCCGGCAAGACGATGTCCGTTGCAGAAGCCCTTGCCGCAGCTCGCACTGGCAAGGAAAGCGACGCTACCAACGTTGATTCCGTCACCGACAAGCTATCCGGCATGAAGATTGCCGAGGAAAAGACTGCTGGCGATGCTTCAGGCCAGAAGCGCGGAGCCAAGCCTGCTGCTCTCAACCTCACTccactcaacaccaagccTGTCGACCCCCCTCAGCCCAGCGCAGCTCTTCAGTCTCTCAAGTCCGCTCGGTTCTTGCAGGTCATGGACCAGGATATCTACCCGACTGGCATCAGCTCCCCGAACCCTGCCGTGAACGCTGCCGTCgccaagaagggcaagagcTTCAAGTATGACGCCGCTTTCTTGCTTCAGTTCCAAAAGGTCTTCACCGAGCAGCCATCGCTCGAATTCCACCAGCAGGTCAAGTCTCTCATTGGAGATGGTGACCGTTCAGCCCGCGCGCAGACGCCTAGGCAGCCATCCAACCGCGGCGGTAATACCTTCTCCATGGGGACGTTTAACGCTCCTCCCGGCCGTACCCTGCCGCCAGGCACTTCCTCTGAGCAGCGCATGGCCATGTCCAGCGGCACTATGCCTCGACCGCCTGTGGGATCCATTGGATCTTTCCGTGGCCCTGGCGGTGCTTTCCCAGGAACCGCCATGTCTCGTACCTCCTCTCAGTCCAGAGCCGGCGCCCCCAACTCGCCAAGCGGCCGCCAATCTAGCCGCTCTACCCGTGGCAGCCGGCGTGATTTCAATGCCAAGGAGGCTCAGGCTGCTAAGACCATGCCTCTAACCGCTGGTCAGGAGATCAAACCAATTGCCATCACATCCAACGGCTGGAAGCCAACCAGCGTTGGTAACAAgggtgctgctgctgctgctggtgctgcgcCCACATCTGCTCCGGGTTATCTGGACCCTGAAATGGTACAGAGAAAGGTCAAGGCTGCTCTCAACAAGATGACCCCAGAAAAGTTTGACAGAATTGCCGACCAGATTCTCACCATTGCAGGACAGTCCAAGGACGAGTCTGACGGCCGTACACTCCGTCAAGTCATCCAGCTTACCTTTGAGAAGGCCACTGATGAGGCTCACTGGGCTTCCATGTATGCCAAGTTCTGCAAGCGCATGCTTGAGAACATGAGCCCCGACGTTCATGATGAGCGTATCAAGGATAAGAATGGCAACGTTGTGAGTGGCGGCAATCTGTTCAGAAAGTATCTCCTCAACCGATGCCAGGAAGACTTTGAGCGTGGCTGGACCTCCAATTTACCTCAACCTAAGGAAGAAGAGGGTGCCGAGGACGGATCCAAGAAGACTCTTGGCGACGCAGCCATGCTGTCCGATGAATACTACCtagctgccgccgccaagcGACGTGGTCTTGGTCTCGTTCAGTTCATCGGTGAGCTTTACAAGCTGGGTATGTTGACTGAGCGTATCATGCACGAATGTGTTCACAAGCTCGTTGACTACAAGGGTGTCCCTGACGAGGCGGAAATTGAATCGCTCAGCAAACTGTTGCGAACTATCGGTGCCAACTTGGATGCCACTGAGAAGGGCCGTCCTATGATGGATGCCTATTTCCAGCGAATCCAGAGCATGGCAGACCTCCCAGAGCTGCAGAGCAGAATGAGGTTCATGCTCATGGATGTCATTGATTTGCGAAGAGCCAACTGGGTCTCCAAGGAAGCCAACAAGGGACCCAAGACACTCGACGAAGTCCGCGCCGAGGCcgaagctcaagctgccaaggctcAAGAATCCTCCAGAACAAACACCCGTGGCGGCCCTGGTCGTCCTGCCATTGGTCGTGGTGACGCCCGCAACTTCTCTGGCGGTTATGCCCAGCAAACCAGCAACCAGGTCGGCATGGACGACCTGCGACGTCTCAAGGGTTCTGCCAGCCGAACCTCGAGCCAAAATGTTACCCTTGGCCCGACCTCTATGTTCTCGTCTCGCAGCAACAGTGGTAGACGTCTTGGACCAGGAGGCTCACTGGGTCGCCCTGGCGAAGACTCTGGAGCCTCGTCCCGTACTGGGACTCCTCCGACCCGCGATAGCACTTCAAACACGAATACATTTAG CCTTCTCGCAAACATGGTGGATGCTGAACATCCCGCCTCACCTCCATCCGCAGGACCCTCTCCCGCtttggccaaggctgtccTCGACAGCGATAAGAAGGAGAGCGAGTAA
- a CDS encoding DNA polymerase (pol2) (similar to Coccidioides immitis RS XP_001240726.1), with protein sequence MPKADVRAKLAELRALRQSGKKAFDNYQVEDASALYDEVDEAGYKKIVRDRLDEDDFVVDDNGEGYADDGREDWDRVRRYDSDSDMDDQPARGRPSKAAKKNKDDNQAKRDANDRNISEYFTKGAGKAQPKPKVVSTKADEDFLANLLGEVDTNIPAAPAPRSAKLERSGDRRKSRALSPVAEPLQKRQKRADSRLPSPPAANVDSDDGFIPSAADDGVLGTQDGPMSDPAPSSPAAKKAERRANVKPESLDDEDEDMMEVAHAGAVNSASVNITGSRPARKLLKQEPYPSPASSSPLKPVADATVDSTSWNNLTDKLNVVNSPAETRGIGKIDHKDAIEADGSLNFFWTDYTEINGSLCLFGKVLNKKTNVYVSCFLKIDNILRKLYFLPRQSRVRGGEETDVTVEMMDVYEEVDEIMTKMKVDMHKIKACTRKYAFELPGVPKEAQYMKLLYPYTKPQVEATTGETYSHVFGANTTLFEQFVLWKNIMGPCWLKIQDADFGAIKNASHCKLEVLAEHPNMVSTISESDNLDAPPLTLMSVSLRTAFNAKENKQEILAISARIYDKVSLSDTTPAEKLPCRTFTVIRPHGQGFPLGFDQLVRQRQRGLIVLKKQEADILAFFLAQIDVADPDVILGHQFEGVDYSVLLNRLHEKKIHQWSRLGRFRRTQWPASIGKVGGNVFAERQVIAGRLLCDLANDAGKSAMYKCQNWSLTEMCSLYLSGDNRRRDVDNEAALSSWAKEKQGLMDYITHMEADTHFIAALALSVQLLPLTKVLTNLAGNSWARTLTGTRAERNEYILLHEFHRNKYICPDKQSFRGRQRLEDEKHEEEGGEGKKKDKYKGGLVFEPEKGLYDKFVLVMDFNSLYPSIIQEFNICFTTVDRTASTEDEDAVPEVPTDQDQGILPRLIATLVGRRRQVKALMKDKNATTEQLATWDIKQLALKLTANSMYGCLGYTKSRFYARPLAVLTTFKGREILRSTKELAESKSLQVIYGDTDSVMINANVDSVADAFRVGNEFKKAVNDQYRLLEIDIDNVFRRILLQAKKKYAAINLIEKDGKFVEKMEVKGLDMRRREYCALSKEISKHLLDEILSGDDAEVAIARIHEYLRDIASKMREQSIPVAKYIIYTQLGKGPKEYPNADSMPQVQVALRDIARGKTVRKGDVVSYIITGDGKSSEPAPKRAYAPADLKTDSTLVPDVEWYLGKQIFPPVERLCANIIGTSTSQLAEQLGLDIRRYSSNQTQQNSSNDDLEIHPLESQIPDEVRFGDCTRLSLRCRKCKASSTFEGLVTTPERVSANGVLCGGCGTVIPTLSIVAQVEHAIRNQTSRYYEGWLVCDDSQCGNRTRQMSVYGSRCLGPKGLARDCLGRMRYEYTERAIYNQLVYFASLWDVEKARVRANDANSSTLTRQDRDTILALAEHNRVRFGTIKGVIDRYLEKCGRQWVAMDTLFAKLGFNKLLAAA encoded by the exons ATGCCCAAGGCTGACGTCCGGGCAAAGCTCGCCGAGCTTCGAGCCCTTCGCCAGTCAGGGAAGAAGGCCTTCGACAACTACCAAGTTGAAGACGCATCTGCCCTCTacgatgaggttgacgagGCTGGCTACAAAAAAATCGTTCGAGATCGCCTCGACGAAGACGATTTTGTAGTCGACGACAATGGCGAGGGTTACGCTGATGATGGCCGGGAAGACTGGGATCGTGTTCGCCGCTACGACTCAGACAGTGATATGGACGATCAACCCGCCCGTGGAAGACCCAGCAAAGCAG CCAAAAAGAACAAGGACgacaaccaagccaagcgtGATGCTAATGACCGCAACATCAGCGAATACTTCACCAAAGGCGCTGGAAAAGCacagcccaagcccaag GTTGTCTCGACCAAAGCCGATGAGgacttcctcgccaacctcCTAGGAGAGGTCGACACTAATATTCCTGCTGCACCTGCTCCTCGGTCAGCAAAACTCGAACGATCTGGAGACCGCCGAAAATCCAGAGCGCTCTCGCCAGTTGCCGAGCCCTTGCAAAAGAGACAAAAACGCGCAGACTCGCGGTTGCCATCACCCCCTGCCGCCAATGTTGATTCCGACGACGGATTCATTCCCAGCGcagcagatgatggcgtCTTGGGAACTCAAGATGGACCCATGAGTGACCCGGCTCCGTCATCGCctgccgccaagaaggcggAGAGACGAGCCAATGTCAAACCTGAATCAttggacgacgaagacgaggatatGATGGAAGTTGCACATGCCGGAGCTGTCAATTCCGCCAGCGTGAACATAACTGGATCCCGGCCAGCTAGGAAATTGTTGAAACAAGAGCCTTATCCCTCTCCAGCTAGTTCATCACCCTTAAAGCCGGTTGCCGATGCCACTGTCGATTCTACCTCCTGGAACAACCTGACCGACAAGCTCAATGTTGTAAATAGCCCCGCGGAGACTCGAGGCATTGGAAAAATTGATCACAAAGACGCCATCGAAGCTGACGGCAGCCTAAACTTCTTCTGGACAGACTACACCGAAATCAATGGCAGCCTCTGCCTTTTCGGCAAAGTTCTCAATAAGAAGACCAACGTTTATGTTAGCTGCTTCCTCAAAATTGACAACATCTTGAGGAAACTGTACTTTCTACCACGACAGAGTCGGGTCCGAGGCGGCGAGGAGACTGACGTGACTGTTGAAATGATGGACGTTTATGAAGAAGTTGACGAGATCATGACAAAGATGAAGGTGGACATGCATAAGATCAAAGCCTGCACTCGCAAATACGCCTTTGAACTACCCGGTGTTCCCAAAGAGGCTCAGTATATGAAGCTCTTATACCCTTATACCA AACCCCAAGTTGAGGCCACCACTGGAGAGACATACTCTCACGTTTTCGGAGCCAACACGACCCTGTTTGAGCAATTCGTTCTTTGGAAGAACATTATGGGTCCTTGCTGGCTAAAAATCCAGGATGCCGACTTTGGTGCCATAAAAAACGCCTCACATTGTAAACTTGAAGTTTTGGCTGAGCACCCCAATATGGTGTCGACCATCAGCGAGTCTGACAATCTCGATGCACCTCCACTGACACTCATGAGTGTTTCTTTAAGAACTGCATTCAACGCGAAGGAGAACAAACAAGAGATTCTGGCCATTAGTGCAAGAATATATGACAAAGTCTCACTCAGTGACACTACCCCGGCAGAAAAGCTGCCCTGCAGAACATTCACCGTCATTCGCCCACACGGACAAGGCTTTCCCCTTGGGTTTGATCAACTAGTCAGGCAGCGACAGAGGGGTCTCATCGTCTTGAAGAAGCAGGAGGCGGACATTTTGGCCTTCTTTTTAGCCCAGATTGATGTGGCAGACCCAGATGTCATTCTCGGGCACCAGTTCGAAGGTGTGGACTATAGCGTACTCCTGAATCGTCTTCATGAGAAAAAAATCCACCAGTGGTCCAGACTTGGCCGTTTCCGACGCACTCAATGGCCTGCATCCATCGGAAAAGTTGGTGGCAATGTATTTGCTGAGCGCCAGGTTATTGCTGGCCGATTGTTGTGCGATCTCGCCAACGACGCAGGAAAATCGGCTATGTACAAGTGTCAGAACTGGAGCTTGACTGAAATGTGTAGCTTGTATCTTTCTGGAGATAATCGCCGGCGAGATGTTGATAATGAGGCAGCATTGAGCAGCTGGGCAAAGGAAAAACAAGGCCTCATGGACTATATTACCCACATGGAAGCCGACACGCACTTCATTGCGGCCTTGGCGCTGAGTGTTCAATTGCTCCCCTTGACGAAAGTCTTGACCAATCTTGCTGGTAACTCGTGGGCTCGAACCCTGACCGGTACCCGAGCCGAGCGTAATGAGTACATTTTGCTCCATGAGTTCCACCGCAACAAATATATTTGCCCAGACAAGCAGTCGTTCCGTGGCCGCCAAAGATTGGAAGACGAGAAgcacgaagaagaaggtggcgaagggaagaagaaggataagTACAAgggtggtctggtctttgAGCCCGAGAAGGGTTTGTATGACAAGTTCGTCCTTGTGATGGATTTCAACTCCCTGTACCCATCCATTATCCAAGAGTTCAACATTTGCTTCACGACAGTGGATAGAACCGCTTCA acggaggacgaggatgcTGTTCCAGAAGTGCCTACGGACCAAGACCAGGGTATTTTACCAAGGCTGATTGCAACTTTGGTCGGACGCCGTCGCCAGGTGAAAGCACTTATGAAAGACAAGAATGCAACCACAGAGCAGCTCGCCACTTGGGACATCAAGCAGCTTGCCTTGAAGCTCACAGCCAACTCCATGTATGGATGCCTGGGTTATACCAAGTCCCGATTCTATGCCCGACCCCTGGCTGTTCTTACGACCTTCAAGGGTCGTGAGATTCTTCGAAGCACCAAAGAGCTTGCAGAGAGCAAGTCTCTTCAGGTAATCTACGGCGATACCGACTCCGTCATGATCAATGCCAATGTAGACAGCGTTGCAGATGCTTTCAGGGTGGGCAACGAGTTCAAGAAAGCCGTCAATGACCAATACAGGCTACTTGAGATTGATATTGATAACGTTTTCCGACGAATTCTCCTtcaagcaaagaagaagtacgCAGCTATCAACCTCATTGAAAAGGATGGCAAGTTTGTTGAGAAGATGGAAGTCAAGGGCCTGGATATGAGGCGCCGAGAGTATTGCGCTCTTTCCAAGGAGATTTCAAAACATCTTTTGGACGAAATTCTTTCAGGCGACGATGCTGAAGTTGCCATCGCACGGATTCACGAGTATCTTCGTGACATCGCATCCAAAATGAGAGAACAGAGCATTCCCGTCGCCAAGTACATCATCTACACGCAATTGGGCAAGGGTCCCAAGGAGTACCCCAATGCCGATTCTATGCCACAAGTACAGGTTGCCCTGCGTGACATAGCAAGAGGGAAAACGGTGCGCAAGGGCGACGTCGTATCGTACATTATTACTGGCGATGGCAAGAGCTCTGAGCCGGCCCCTAAGCGTGCGTATGCACCTGCAGACCTCAAGACAGATTCAACTCTGGTGCCAGATGTCGAATGGTACTTGGGAAAACAGATCTTCCCTCCAGTGGAACGACTTTGCGCAAACATTATTGGTACCTCGACATCACAGTTGGCTGAACAACTCGGCTTGGATATCCGGCGGTACAGTTCAAACCAAACGCAGCAGAACAGTTCCAACGATGACCTAGAGATTCACCCTCTAGAATCACAAATTCCTGATGAGGTACGGTTTGGTGACTGTACAAGGCTTTCTCTCCGATGCCGCAAGTGCAAGGCCAGTTCCACCTTTGAAGGCTTGGTTACTACTCCTGAGAGAGTATCAGCAAACGGTGTGCTCTGCGGTGGCTGTGGCACTGTCATCCCAACATTGTCCATTGTAGCCCAGGTCGAGCACGCCATTCGCAACCAAACATCCCGCTACTACGAGGGTTGGCTTGTCTGTGACGACTCCCAGTGCGGCAACCGCACTCGTCAAATGAGCGTCTACGGTTCTCGTTGCTTGGGCCCGAAGGGACTTGCTCGTGATTGCCTGGGACGTATGCGATACGAGTACACGGAAAGGGCAATTTACAACCAGCTTGTATACTTTGCCAGTCTCTGGGACGTAGAAAAGGCCCGCGTCAGGGCCAACGATGCCAACAGCTCCACTCTCACGAGGCAGGATCGTGATACAATCTTGGCGCTTGCAGAACACAACCGCGTCAGGTTTGGCACGATCAAGGGCGTCATTGACAGGTACCTTGAGAAGTGCGGCCGGCAATGGGTGGCCATGGACACGCTCTTTGCCAAGCTGGGATTTAACAAGCTACTTGCCGCGGCATGA